ATCAGAGCTTGGGAATTCCTTTCTACCAAACCCCGAAAACAGGCGCCCAGACTTGGCTATTTAAAAATAATTCAAAATCTTCGACACGATTTTTGCGGCATGATATAAAACGGTTATGGCATCGATCGATGTGAAATTGAGTAAAAGGATTCTGCGGATGAATAAGTTACTTGCCCTATGTTCTCTGGTGGTTGGTGTGACGGTTGGATGTGCTGGTGCGAATGTTCGCCCCCTTGTGGATATGAAGGGCGTCAATGAGGCTACTTATGAGAGCGATTTAAAAGACTGTCAAAACTATGCTCAACAACAATCAGGAATGGGTTCTACAGCTGCTAAAGGAGCTGGTGCTGGCGCGGTAGTTGGTGGTCTGCTGGGATTGGTTACTGGCGGCAACGGATCAGGAATTGCGCAGGCTGCCGGAGCTGGCGCTGTAATTGGTGGTGCGGGTGGCGCGTTTAGCGGAAACCAAGCTCAAGAGGCTGTTGTAAAGAGATGTTTAAGTGGTCGCGGTTACAAGGTTTTGAACTAAAGCCACTCAGAAATAGCCAAAAAGCCCGAGTAATTGGGCTTTTTTAATGCTCAGAAAAGCAAAAAGCCCTTAAAAATTAAGGGCTTAGTACGTAATTCTTGGTTGCGGGGGCAGGATTTGAACCTACGACCTTCGGGTTATGAGCCCGACGAGCTGCCAGACTGCTCCACCCCGCGTCTGAAGCTCAAATTCTACCATTTTTTGGGCCTCTCTGTCGAGGTATTCCTTTAAATAACGCATAAATAAGGCGTTTTACCAAAGAAATTCTCTTTTTAATCGCAGCCGGCAAGGAGTAACATATTGCCACGCAACATCACGCCAAGGTTTAATAATGTCAGTTAGCAATCCTGAGTTTTCAGAATCATCCTTATTGCGGCCTGTAGAGATTTCTCGAGAGGATCATCCTCACAAGAAGGGCGCCTCAATTTCGTTAATGTTCGCTGCTATCGGTGTTGTCTTCGGCGACATTGGCACAAGCCCCTTGTATGCGCTGAAAGAATGTTTTAGTCCTGAGCACGGCATTCCGTTTTCTGCTGATGCTGTTTACGGTGTGATCTCAATGGTATTTTGGGCTTTTGCGATTGTGGTTTCCCTGAAGTATGTTTTATTCGTGATGCGCGCAAACAATCATGGTGAGGGCGGTATTTTGGCGCTGATGGCCCTAGCTTTAAGAACGGCCCCTGTAAATTCCAAGCGTTCACTTCTAATCATTATGGCGGGCGTGTTCGGCGCCTGTATGTTCTATGGCGATGCCATCATTACCCCAGCAATTTCCGTGCTTTCTGCTGTTGAAGGTCTTGAGGTGATATCCAGTGATTTAACGCGTTATGTCATACCAATCACCATTTTTATTCTAGTCATCCTCTTTTTTATTCAAAAGACTGGAACTGATCTGGTTGGCAAGCTTTTTGGCCCGATCATGATGGTCTGGTTTGTTGCTATTGGATTGATGGGGGTGCATCAAGTCATCCTCAACCCAGCAATTTTTGCAGCCATCAACCCCCTATTTGCTATTCGTTTCTTGATCGAGCATTCATTGCAAGGCTTTATTGTTTTGGGCGCAGTCTTCCTGGTATTGACTGGTGCTGAGGCTTTGTATGCTGATATGGGTCATTTTGGACTCAAGCCTATTCGTATGGGCTGGTTTTTTATTGTCATGCCTTGTTTGCTTCTGAATTACTTTGGTCAAGGCGCGATGTTCTTAAATAATCCTGAGACTATTACCAATCCATTCTTCTTAATGGTGCCAGAATTTCTAGTATTTCCTTTGGTGATATTGGCTACCGCTGCAACTGTGATCGCATCTCAAGCGGTGATTTCTGGCGCGTTCTCAATGACCAGCCAAGCAATTTTGTTAGGTTTTGTACCGCGTATGAAGGTGCGTCACACCTCCGATAAAGAGATTGGTCAGATCTATATGCCGCTGGTGAACTGGACTCTGTTGATTCTGGTGATCGCTGTAGTCTTGGCGTTTAAGCAATCTGCAAACTTAGCAGCCGCATACGGTATTGCTGTTACTACCACAATGATCGTGACCACATTCTTAGCGGCAATTGTGATGAGAGTGGTTTGGCGTTGGAACTCGCTGCTCGTTGCTTTGGTAATCGGATCTTTCTTGATTGTTGATTTAGCTTTCTTAACTGCTAATCTTTTAAAGATTATGGAAGGCGGCTGGTTCCCACTGCTACTCGGTGCCGCATGCTTCTTATTGCTAATGACTTGGTATCAAGGACGTAAGATTTTGCGCCATAACGCAATGAATAACGGTATTGAGCTCAAGAGCTTTATTGAGGCTTTGATGCAGCATCCTCCGCATCGCGTAGAGGGGACGGCTGTTTTCTTGACGGCCCACGTAGATTACGTACCAGTTTCTTTCTTGCACAATTTGAAGCACAACCACGTATTGCACGAAAGGGTATTTTTCCTCAAGGTCAGCATTTGGGATGTGCCCTACGTAAAAGATAGTGAGCGTATTACCTTGCGCGACCTTGGTAATGGCATCTACGTTGTCCGTGCGGTGTACGGATTCAATGAAACGCCGGACATGGGTCAAATTATTGAGTTAATTGAAAAATCCTCCGATCTGAAGTTTGATTTGATGAACACCTCATTTTTCTTGTCGCGCGATACCATCGTCTCTACTGAAATCCCTGGCATGGCTATTTGGCGCGAAAAATTATTCTGCTGGATGTATCAGAACGCTGGACGTCAGTCAGACTTCTTTAAGATTCCTGCAAATCGCTTGGTTGAGTTGGGTGCAAAGGTCGAGATTTGAGAAAGAGTCTTTTGCTCCAATCGAAAATATTGATTTCAATATTTTTATTGGCTTCAGCATTGAGCGGGGTTGTATTGGCAACCCCTGCTGAAGAGGCCGAGCTTGATCAGTTAGATAAGATTGAGCAAGAATTAGAGCTTCAGCGTGAGTGGGCTAAGTTCCGCTGGGGTAAAGCATCCTCTGAGTGCTACCAGAATTACTGGGTTAATTCTTGTTTAAGAAGTGCTCGCGCAGACTATCGCAAAGAAATCGATCCGATTCGTGAGCAAGAGATGGCCTTGCATGAAGTGCAGCGCAAGCTTCGGGATAGTTTAAAGACTCAAGAGGATATCAAGCGTTCTGCTGAGCGGGCTTCACCTGAAAAAGCCGCTGAGCGAGCAGCCAATCAACGCGAGTTTGAGCAGAAACAAAAAGATGCTGCAGCAAGAGCGGCTGACCTAGAGCAACGACGCAAGGATGCCCCTAAGCGCGCACAAGAAAATAAAGCGGGCACTCAGCTCGATTGATTCCTTTTTAATTTATTTTTATATTTCATTAGGCGGATCTTGGCTAAAGTAAAAACAGTTTATATTTGCCAGTCTTGTGGTGGCACCTCTGCTAAGTGGCAGGGCCAGTGCCCATCTTGTCAGGCCTGGAATACTTTGGAAGAGGGTTTACCTGAGACGACATCTAATGCTCGCTTCCAGGGCTTGGCGCAATCACTTCCAAGACAAAAGTTATCCGCCATTAGCGCCGAAGACTTGCCGAGATTCAGCACGGGCGTTGAAGAGTTTGATCGCGTACTAGGTGGTGGCCTGGTTCCAGGTGGCGTGGTACTTTTGGGCGGTGATCCAGGAATTGGTAAATCCACTTTGCTACTGCAGGCTTTAGCAGAGATGAGTTCTGCGGGTATGAATGTGCTTTATAGCAGTGGCGAAGAATCCGCTGCGCAGATTGCTCTGCGTGCTAAGCGCATCGCATTAGATGCGCCTCAGCTTGAGGTGTTGGCTGAGATTCAGTTGGAAAAACTGATTTCGATTATGGATACCGTGAAGCCACAAGTATTGGTGGTGGATTCGATTCAGACTTTGTACTCAGAGGTATTAAGTTCGGCTCCGGGCTCTGTAGCGCAGGTGCGCGAGTGCGCAGCTCAATTAACCCGAGCCGCTAAATCAAGTGGCATCTGTGTGCTGATGGTCGGGCACGTTACAAAGGATGGGCATCTCGCTGGTCCTAGAGTCTTAGAACACATTGTCGATACTGTTTTGTATTTTGAGGGTGATACCCATTCCTCTTTCCGATTAGTACGTTCGATTAAAAATCGTTTTGGCGCTGTCAATGAGTTGGGCGTATTCGCGATGACTGAAAAAGGTCTGCGCGGTGTAACTAATCCGTCGGCGATTTTTCTGTCGCAGCATGAGCAAATGGTTCCGGGGGCTTGTGTATTGGTTACGCAAGAGGGCAGTAGACCTTTGTTGGTAGAGATTCAGGCTTTAGTTGATACAGCGCATGTGCCCAATCCCCGTCGTTTAGCCGTTGGCTTGGAGCAAGCTCGTTTAGCCATGCTTTTAGCAGTGCTACATCGCCATGCTGGCGTCGCTTGCTTTGATCAAGATGTTTTCTTAAATGCGGTAGGTGGCGTCAAGATTTCTGAGCCGGCTGCTGACTTAGCTGTTCTTCTGGCTATTCAGTCTTCGATTCGCAATCGCGCATTGCCAAAAGAGTTGATTGTCTTTGGTGAAGTTGGTTTGGCTGGTGAGATTCGTCCTTGCCCTCGTGGTCAAGAACGCTTGAAAGAAGCTGCTAAATTGGGCTTCACTGTGGCCATCATTCCAAAAGCGAATATGCCAAAGACCAAGATTCCGGGATTGAAGGTAATTCCGGTGGAGCGAATTGATCAAGCTATTGCTGCTGCTGCCGAGCTTAGTTAATTCCTTAGCGCAAGTCTTCTGCTTGAATTAATAAGACTTGCTCTTCTCCTGCGGAGACTTCCATCCAGATTGCGGGAATTTGCGGGAAAGCCCTTTTGAAATGCTCATACTCATTACCAATCTCGAGCAAAATAGCGCCGCGCTCAGATAGGTAATCGGGTGCTGAAGCAATAATGCGCCTGATGATGTCCATGCCATCCTCTCCACCAGCTAAAGCCAATTCTGGCTCCGCGTGATATTCAGCAGGGAGCGCATGCATGGAAGCGGCATTCACGTATGGTGGATTACAGATAATCAGATCAAAAAGGTTATCTTCATTTGGTTCTGGCAAAGCATCCCAAAGATCGCCATCTAATAGCTCTATTTGAGAGCTTAGGCCATGACGATCCACATTACGGGCGGCAACAGAGAGTGCGGGCATGCTGATATCGCACGCGCTCACATGAATATCCGGGCATGACAGGGCCAAGAGAATTGCTAGCGAGCCATTACCAGTGCAAAGATCAAGCGCTTTGCCATCAGCTGGCAACCAGGTCTCTAGTGAACCATCAGCTATAAGTTCTGCAATCCAGGAGCGCGGAACAATACTTTGCTCGCTGCAGAAAAAAGGCACGCCCATCAGCCAGGCTTCACCCAAGATGTAGGCGAGTGGTTTACGTGTCGAGATTCTGGCGTTGGCAACGGCGGATGCGTTTTGCTGCTGCTCATCGGATATTGCATCATCCAGGTGATCTAACGCTTCTGCTGGGCTGAGATTAAGTTGTTTGCTCACAATCCACAAAGCTTCACTTTGGGCATCAATTGCTCCGTGGCCGTAATGTAAGTTTGCTGCTTCGAGCATTTGTGCAATCTGATTGATGCACTGGTTTACTGTGAGGTGTTGCTGAGACTCAGGGTCCATGATGGAGGGGTTCTTTAGGAGAAAAGTCGGGTGCGCAATTGATCGATCAAGCGATTAACTGTTCGAGGGTCTTGCGATAGATATTTTTGAGTGGCACGACATCGTCAACGATGACACACTCATCAATCTTGTGACTAGTCGCATTGAGGGGGCCAAACTCCACGACCTCTTTGCAAATCTTGGCGATAAAGCGGCCATCACTGGTACCACCAGTAGTGGAAAGTTCTGTATCAATGTTGGCTTCTGCTTTGATGGCCTTGCGTAATGCTCCAGCCAGATCACCATCACCAGTGATGAACGGGCTACCGCCCAATACCCAGTCAATCTCAAACTCTAAACCGGCATCCTTCAAAATCTTTTCTAGACGCTCACGGAGTTGCTCTGGCTTACTCTCGGTGGAGAAGCGGAAGTTAAAGTCGATCACCAACTCACCAGGAATCACGTTATTAGCACCGGTGCCAGCATGCACGTTGGAGATCTGAAAGCTGGTGGGTTGGAAGTATTCATTACCTTTGTCCCATTCAGTTTCTACTAATGCAGAAATTGCTGGCGCAGAAAGATGAATTGGATTCTTGCCAAGGTGAGGGTAAGCAATGTGCGCCTGAATACCTTTCACCTTGAGCTTTCCTGACAGAGAGCCCCGACGACCATTCTTAATCATGTCGCCAAGCCGATCAACTGAAGTCGGTTCACCAATGACGCAGTAGTCCAAACGCTGACCTTGTTTTTGTAGACGATCGCACATAATGACTGTGCCATCGTTAGCGGGACCTTCTTCATCGCTAGTGATTAAGAAAGCAATGGTGCCCTGATGATCTGGGTGTGTAGTGACAAACTCTTCTGTAGCAACCACAAAACCAGCGAGGGATGTTTTCATATCCGCTGCGCCACGACCATAAAGCATGCCGTCACGAATGGTTGGGGTAAAGGGGTTGTTTGTCCACTTCTCTAATGGGCCTGTAGGCACTACATCGGTATGGCCTGCAAATACCAAGACTTTGCCTTGATCGCCAGCTGCACCTTTTTTAATTGCCCACAAGTTGGTTACCTGAAAATTTTCAGGGCCACTCACCACGCTCTCGGTATGAAAACCAATTGCTTGAAGACGTTTAGCAATTAAATCTTGGCAGCCACCATCGGCCGGGGTTACGGAATGGCAGGCGATGAGAGCTTCGGTGAGCTCAAGTGTGGCGCTCATGGATTTAACTTAGTCGCGGAGTAATTCGTTAATAGCTGTCTTTGCTCTTGTTTGAGCATCAACCTTCTTAACAATGATTGCGGCATACAAGCTGTACTTGCCGCAAGCAGAAGGAAGTGAGCCTGGAACAACTACTGAACCAGCTGGAACGCGACCGTAGTGCACTTCGCCAGTTTCGCGGTCATAAATTTTGGTGCTTTGGCCAATATAGACACCCATAGATAAAACAGCGTTTTCTTCGATTACAACGCCTTCAACCACCTCAGAGCGGGCGCCAATAAAGCAGTTATCTTCAATAATCACTGGGCCAGCTTGGATTGGCTCCAAAACACCGCCAATACCAACGCCGCCAGAAAGGTGAACGTTTTTGCCAATTTGGGCGCAAGAACCTACGGTTGCCCAGGTATCGACCATCGTGCCTTCACCAACATAGGCGCCAATATTGACGTAGGAAGGCATTAAAACAGCGTTTTTGCCGATAAATGAGCCGCGGCGGGCCATGGCAGGGGGAACCACGCGGAATCCACCAGCAGCAAAGTCGGCGGCAGTGTAGTTTTCAAACTTGCTAGGAACCTTATCGTAGAACTGGGTAAACCCACCAGCACTCATAGGTTGATTGTCTTCGAGGCGGAAAGAAAGCAAAACGGCCTTCTTAACCCATTGATTTACTTCCCACTTACCGACGTCACGGCGCTCAGCCACGCGAATAGTACCGGCATTAAGGCCCTCTAACACGGCATTTACGGCATTACGGACATCCCCAGGGGCGCTATCTGGAGAGAGGTTTGCGCGGTTTTCCCAGGCTTGTTCAATGATGTTTTGTGGTGATTGGCTCATGCTTTTTAGTTAACTATCAGATTGTTAAGGGATTTTGTCCCGGGAGGTAGATTTATCATTATATAGATGGGGCAAAAACGCGTCCAAGCAGGCAAGAGCTTGCTATCATCTTCCCACTTTAGCTTTAATTTTTCACCCCTTTATTTGAACCTCTTTTTTCCCTGCAAAGTACGCCGTGCAACTGAAATCCATCAAACTTTCCGGCTTTAAGTCTTTCGTAGACCCAACCCATTTTGAAATGCCTGGCCAACTCATTGGCGTTGTGGGTCCTAACGGTTGCGGAAAGTCGAACATTATTGACGCCGTCCGCTGGGTTTTGGGAGAATCCCGTGCCAGCGAATTGCGTGGCGAATCGATGCAGGACGTTATTTTTAATGGCTCTGGTTTACGTAAGCCATCTGGCCGCGCTAGTGTTGAACTCATTTTTGATAACACTGAAGGGCGCGCTCAAGGTCAGTGGAGTGCTTTTACAGAATTAGGTATCAAACGCGTTTTAACTCGTGATGGAAATTCGAGCTATTACGTTAATAACCAAGTAGTACGTCGTAAAGATATTCAAGATATTTTCTTGGGCACCGGTATGGGTCCAAGAGGTTACGCCATTATTGGTCAAGGCACGATCAACCGTATTCTGGAAGCGAAGCCAGAAGAGTTGCGTGTGTTCTTGGAAGAGGCTGCTGGTGTTTCTAAATACAAAGAGCGCCGCAAAGAAACTGCCTCACGTTTAGAGGACACTGTAGAAAATTTAACGCGAGTTGAAGATATCTTGCGAGAGCTTGATCAGCAACTCACTCGCTTAGAAAAACAAGCGACTGTTGCTGAGCGTCACGCTGAGCTTTCTACACAGATGAAGTCTCAGCAACAACTGCTTTGGTTTGTGCGTCAGACCGAGGCCGGGAAAGAGCAAGAGCGCCATGCGAACGGTATCCGCGATACGCAAGTTGGCTTGGAAGAGCAGACCGCTAAGCTGCGCCACGTCGAGGCTGAGCTAGAAACCATGCGTACACAACAGTACGCATTACAAGATAAAGTTTCTCAAGCGCAAGGTGATTTATATCAAACCAATTCTGACGTCAGTCAGGTTGAGGCGCAGATTCTTTATGTGCAAGAAGCGCGTCAACGTTTGCAGCAACAAACTCAGGATCTACAAGCGCAGTTACAGCGCTGGACTGTGCAAGAAACAGATGCAGCACAAGCGCAGCGTACTACTGAGTATGAGTTGTCTTTAGCTGCTGAAAAAGAACAAACACTCTTAGCGGATTTAAATGGTTTGCAAGAGCAAATGCCAAGTCGTGAAGAGGCATATCAAAATGCCTCACGTGAACTCAATAGCGCACGTGATTCAGTTGCTTCTATTGAGCAACGTTTAGCCAGTTTGGGTGAGCGCCTGCGTTCAATGTCAGCTCAGTCAGATGAATTGAAGGGGCGCGAGACTCGCCTTGTTGGTGAATTCGATGGCTTACGTCGTCCTGATGCTGAAGCTTTACAAACAGCAATAGATCGTCAGGTCATGGCTGCCCGTAAAGTGGAAGAGGCTAAGCAGCGCGCTGTTGAAACCCAACAACGCGTCCCGGCTGCTGATGAAGCCCGTAATACTGCTCAACAACAGATTCAAGTAGCTAATCAAGATCTTGCTCAAACTGAAGCCAAGTTGACCGCATTGACTGCCTTGCAGGCCAGCGTCCAGGCTCAAGGGAAGATTGGACCTTGGCTTGAAAGTAAGGGTCTTAAAGAGAGTAAGCGCCTCTGGCAAGAGCTCAAAGTAGAAAGTGGCTGGGAAACTGCGCTGGAATCTGTACTGCGTGAGCGTTTGGCTGCGGTGACCGCAAAGAGCGTACAAGAAACATTGGCCTTGGCTAATGATGCCCCTCCAAGTCGTTTAGCAATTTTGCTCACCGAAGAAATCACGCCAGCACATACCTCAGCTCCTGCGGACTTCACGCCATTATTGAGTCGCGTGCAAAGTGCAGGCGCCCCAAGACTGACATCTGTATTGCAAGAGTGGTTAGACAAGATCTACATTGCTAGCAGTCTTGAAGATGCTTTGCATCGCCGTGAAAAATTACCGGCTGGTGGCGCATTTGTTACCCAACAAGGTCATTTAGTGAGTCGTGTTGGCGTACAACTATATGCAGCTGATTCTGAGCAAGCTGGTATGTTGGCGCGTGCTCAAGAGATGGAAAGTCTTGAGAAGCAATTGCGCGCACAACAACTCATGCAAAGTGAGCTCAAGGGTGAGTTGGATCAATGTGTTGCTAACTATCAAGCAGCTCACCAAGCAGCAGAACAAGCTCGTGAGAATGCAGAACATGCTGTTCAAGAATCACACGGCTTTGAAGTGGAAAGAATGCAGTTGACTCAAGCTGAAGAGCAATACAGTCAACGTGCAGCGCAGATTCAGGGTGAATTAAGTGAGTTGCGCCAACAGATGGAGCAAGTGAGTCAGACCCAAGAGCAGTCTGCTGCTGAGTTGCTTGAATCTGAAGAATCTAAAGAAGGCTTGCAAGAAGCTTTGCAAGTAGCGCAAGAAAAATTAGAGCGCTCTACTGAAGAGCGCGATCGTTTGCGTGAGTCACTCCGTTCTGCTGAAATGTCTGCTCAAGAGGCGGCCTTTGCAACGCGTTCATTGCAACAGCGCATCACTGATTTGCAACGTGATCAAAGTACCGCCCGTACTCAGATCATGGAAATTCAGGATAAGCATGATGCCGCCGCTCAAGAACTAGAAACTCTGAGCGACGAAGAGGCCCAAGATAAATTACAAGGTCTATTACTAGCCCGCAGTGCACGTGAAGCAGCTTTGGCAAATGCTCGTACTGAGCAGGATGCTTTATTACATCAGTTGCGCGAAGCCGATGAGTCCCGTATGCAAGTTGAGCGCAGCCTACAGCCAATGCGTGACAAAGTGGTGGATTTGCAATTGCGTGAGCAGGCTGCTCGTTTGAACTTTGAGCAATTTGCCACATTGTTATCTGATGCAGAGGCTGACCTTACTGCACTTGAGGCAAATTTCAGTGCCGACTTAAAAGTTGGCGCCTTGCAGAGCGAAGTTAATCGCTTGAATACTGAAATTCAGTCTTTAGGCCCAGTCAATATGGCTGCTTTGGATGAGTTATCAAGCTCTCGTGAGCGCAAGCAGTTCTTGGATGCGCAGTCTGCCGACTTGAATGAAGCAATGCAGACTCTGACAGATGCGATCGCCAAAATCGATGCTGAAACACGAGACTTATTACAGGGCACTTTTGACCAGGTCAATACCCACTTCGGCAAGCTCTTCCCTGAGCTGTTCGGTGGCGGTCATGCTGAATTGGTAATGACTGGTGAAGAGATTTTGGATTCTGGTGTACAGGTCATGGCCCAGCCTCCTGGTAAGAAAAACAGTTCTATTTACCTCCTCTCTGGTGGTGAAAAGGCCTTGACTGCCATTGCCTTGGTATTCTCGCTCTTCCTCCTGAACCCAGCCCCATTTTGCTTACTCGATGAGGTAGACGCTCCATTGGATGATGCAAATACCTTGCGTTATGCAAATCTAGTTGCCAAAATGTCAGATAAGACACAGTTTTTGTTTATCTCTCATAACAAGATCACTATGGAAATCGCTCATCAACTCATTGGCGTCACTATGCAAGAGCAGGGTGTATCCCGCATTGTTGCGGTGGATATTTCTTCTGCTGTTTCAATGGTGGAGGCCGCCTAAGTGTACGTAGAACAAATCATGACGATGTTGGGTTTGTCTGATTTGCAATTAGCACTGGCTGTTATTGGCCTATTAATACTGATAGCAGTGGCGGTTTTGAATATTAAGTATGCTCGCGCCCGTCGTAAGGCAAAAGAGGAAAGTGAATATTCTGCAGATGATCGCTTTGGAAAAGAGCCGAGTTTTGGTCAAGGTTTTG
This region of Polynucleobacter sp. JS-JIR-II-50 genomic DNA includes:
- a CDS encoding glycine zipper family protein, whose translation is MNKLLALCSLVVGVTVGCAGANVRPLVDMKGVNEATYESDLKDCQNYAQQQSGMGSTAAKGAGAGAVVGGLLGLVTGGNGSGIAQAAGAGAVIGGAGGAFSGNQAQEAVVKRCLSGRGYKVLN
- the radA gene encoding DNA repair protein RadA translates to MAKVKTVYICQSCGGTSAKWQGQCPSCQAWNTLEEGLPETTSNARFQGLAQSLPRQKLSAISAEDLPRFSTGVEEFDRVLGGGLVPGGVVLLGGDPGIGKSTLLLQALAEMSSAGMNVLYSSGEESAAQIALRAKRIALDAPQLEVLAEIQLEKLISIMDTVKPQVLVVDSIQTLYSEVLSSAPGSVAQVRECAAQLTRAAKSSGICVLMVGHVTKDGHLAGPRVLEHIVDTVLYFEGDTHSSFRLVRSIKNRFGAVNELGVFAMTEKGLRGVTNPSAIFLSQHEQMVPGACVLVTQEGSRPLLVEIQALVDTAHVPNPRRLAVGLEQARLAMLLAVLHRHAGVACFDQDVFLNAVGGVKISEPAADLAVLLAIQSSIRNRALPKELIVFGEVGLAGEIRPCPRGQERLKEAAKLGFTVAIIPKANMPKTKIPGLKVIPVERIDQAIAAAAELS
- the dapE gene encoding succinyl-diaminopimelate desuccinylase, with translation MSATLELTEALIACHSVTPADGGCQDLIAKRLQAIGFHTESVVSGPENFQVTNLWAIKKGAAGDQGKVLVFAGHTDVVPTGPLEKWTNNPFTPTIRDGMLYGRGAADMKTSLAGFVVATEEFVTTHPDHQGTIAFLITSDEEGPANDGTVIMCDRLQKQGQRLDYCVIGEPTSVDRLGDMIKNGRRGSLSGKLKVKGIQAHIAYPHLGKNPIHLSAPAISALVETEWDKGNEYFQPTSFQISNVHAGTGANNVIPGELVIDFNFRFSTESKPEQLRERLEKILKDAGLEFEIDWVLGGSPFITGDGDLAGALRKAIKAEANIDTELSTTGGTSDGRFIAKICKEVVEFGPLNATSHKIDECVIVDDVVPLKNIYRKTLEQLIA
- the dapD gene encoding 2,3,4,5-tetrahydropyridine-2,6-dicarboxylate N-succinyltransferase, translated to MSQSPQNIIEQAWENRANLSPDSAPGDVRNAVNAVLEGLNAGTIRVAERRDVGKWEVNQWVKKAVLLSFRLEDNQPMSAGGFTQFYDKVPSKFENYTAADFAAGGFRVVPPAMARRGSFIGKNAVLMPSYVNIGAYVGEGTMVDTWATVGSCAQIGKNVHLSGGVGIGGVLEPIQAGPVIIEDNCFIGARSEVVEGVVIEENAVLSMGVYIGQSTKIYDRETGEVHYGRVPAGSVVVPGSLPSACGKYSLYAAIIVKKVDAQTRAKTAINELLRD
- the smc gene encoding chromosome segregation protein SMC, producing the protein MQLKSIKLSGFKSFVDPTHFEMPGQLIGVVGPNGCGKSNIIDAVRWVLGESRASELRGESMQDVIFNGSGLRKPSGRASVELIFDNTEGRAQGQWSAFTELGIKRVLTRDGNSSYYVNNQVVRRKDIQDIFLGTGMGPRGYAIIGQGTINRILEAKPEELRVFLEEAAGVSKYKERRKETASRLEDTVENLTRVEDILRELDQQLTRLEKQATVAERHAELSTQMKSQQQLLWFVRQTEAGKEQERHANGIRDTQVGLEEQTAKLRHVEAELETMRTQQYALQDKVSQAQGDLYQTNSDVSQVEAQILYVQEARQRLQQQTQDLQAQLQRWTVQETDAAQAQRTTEYELSLAAEKEQTLLADLNGLQEQMPSREEAYQNASRELNSARDSVASIEQRLASLGERLRSMSAQSDELKGRETRLVGEFDGLRRPDAEALQTAIDRQVMAARKVEEAKQRAVETQQRVPAADEARNTAQQQIQVANQDLAQTEAKLTALTALQASVQAQGKIGPWLESKGLKESKRLWQELKVESGWETALESVLRERLAAVTAKSVQETLALANDAPPSRLAILLTEEITPAHTSAPADFTPLLSRVQSAGAPRLTSVLQEWLDKIYIASSLEDALHRREKLPAGGAFVTQQGHLVSRVGVQLYAADSEQAGMLARAQEMESLEKQLRAQQLMQSELKGELDQCVANYQAAHQAAEQARENAEHAVQESHGFEVERMQLTQAEEQYSQRAAQIQGELSELRQQMEQVSQTQEQSAAELLESEESKEGLQEALQVAQEKLERSTEERDRLRESLRSAEMSAQEAAFATRSLQQRITDLQRDQSTARTQIMEIQDKHDAAAQELETLSDEEAQDKLQGLLLARSAREAALANARTEQDALLHQLREADESRMQVERSLQPMRDKVVDLQLREQAARLNFEQFATLLSDAEADLTALEANFSADLKVGALQSEVNRLNTEIQSLGPVNMAALDELSSSRERKQFLDAQSADLNEAMQTLTDAIAKIDAETRDLLQGTFDQVNTHFGKLFPELFGGGHAELVMTGEEILDSGVQVMAQPPGKKNSSIYLLSGGEKALTAIALVFSLFLLNPAPFCLLDEVDAPLDDANTLRYANLVAKMSDKTQFLFISHNKITMEIAHQLIGVTMQEQGVSRIVAVDISSAVSMVEAA
- the prmB gene encoding 50S ribosomal protein L3 N(5)-glutamine methyltransferase produces the protein MDPESQQHLTVNQCINQIAQMLEAANLHYGHGAIDAQSEALWIVSKQLNLSPAEALDHLDDAISDEQQQNASAVANARISTRKPLAYILGEAWLMGVPFFCSEQSIVPRSWIAELIADGSLETWLPADGKALDLCTGNGSLAILLALSCPDIHVSACDISMPALSVAARNVDRHGLSSQIELLDGDLWDALPEPNEDNLFDLIICNPPYVNAASMHALPAEYHAEPELALAGGEDGMDIIRRIIASAPDYLSERGAILLEIGNEYEHFKRAFPQIPAIWMEVSAGEEQVLLIQAEDLR
- a CDS encoding potassium transporter Kup — translated: MSVSNPEFSESSLLRPVEISREDHPHKKGASISLMFAAIGVVFGDIGTSPLYALKECFSPEHGIPFSADAVYGVISMVFWAFAIVVSLKYVLFVMRANNHGEGGILALMALALRTAPVNSKRSLLIIMAGVFGACMFYGDAIITPAISVLSAVEGLEVISSDLTRYVIPITIFILVILFFIQKTGTDLVGKLFGPIMMVWFVAIGLMGVHQVILNPAIFAAINPLFAIRFLIEHSLQGFIVLGAVFLVLTGAEALYADMGHFGLKPIRMGWFFIVMPCLLLNYFGQGAMFLNNPETITNPFFLMVPEFLVFPLVILATAATVIASQAVISGAFSMTSQAILLGFVPRMKVRHTSDKEIGQIYMPLVNWTLLILVIAVVLAFKQSANLAAAYGIAVTTTMIVTTFLAAIVMRVVWRWNSLLVALVIGSFLIVDLAFLTANLLKIMEGGWFPLLLGAACFLLLMTWYQGRKILRHNAMNNGIELKSFIEALMQHPPHRVEGTAVFLTAHVDYVPVSFLHNLKHNHVLHERVFFLKVSIWDVPYVKDSERITLRDLGNGIYVVRAVYGFNETPDMGQIIELIEKSSDLKFDLMNTSFFLSRDTIVSTEIPGMAIWREKLFCWMYQNAGRQSDFFKIPANRLVELGAKVEI